The Catenulispora sp. GP43 nucleotide sequence CGGCGATCGCGCCCAGCGCGATGCCCACCGAGGCGCGGAACAGCCGGGTGCGCAGCTCGCGGATGTGCTCGCCGAGCGGCATCCGGCCCTCGGGGTCCTTGGGGACCTTCACGGCCTTCGGCGGCTTGCTCTTGCCCTTGGGCCGGGTCCCGTTGGCGCTGGCCTGCGTCGTCATGGTGTCGGGGGTCCGTTCAGTTCTGGGCGTTGTCGGCGCGCTGGGCGCCGCCGTCGACGATCGTGCCGGGGATCACCTTGGCCTCGGGCAGCTCCACGTCGTCCGCCGCGGACTGCATCTCGGACTTCATGATCCGCGCCGACTTGCGGACGTTGCGCACCGAGTCCGGCAGCCGGTTGCGCCCGAACAGCGCCCACGCGGCGAGCACGATCAGACCGATCTCGATCAGCCTCATGAACACGGGCCGACCCCCTTCACTGCGACGAGCCCCCGGTGAGCGGGCGTCACGGACACGAACACGGGCACGTTGCGAAGACTAATCGTGCTGGGCCCGTGCCCGCATCGCCTTGACGCCCTCCATTTCCTGAACACCGCGCAATGTCTCACTCGCGTCGTTCAGAGTCTGGGTGGTCTTCTTCAGTTCCCGGATCAGCCCCTTGGCCGCGGCGAACACCCGCCAGCCGAAGGCGGCGGTGATCACCAGGGTGAGGACGACGGTGACCGTGATCAGCAGGACCCAGTACATGCCAGAAACTATAGGGCCTGGCCCGGCCCGCGACGCAGGGCCAGGGTGGCCACACCGGAGGATTTCAGGATCGCGGCCAGCTCCGGCCCGGCCGGCCGGCGCACCCGCGCCCCGCAGGCGGGGCAGGTGAAGAGGTAGCGGTTGGCTTCGGCGCCGTCGCCGGTCTCGACGAAGCGGAGGTCGGAGACGGCGACGTACTGGGGTCCGCAGTCCGGACAGCGGACCCGGAAGTCGGCGGCGGACGGCGGCTGGGGCTGCGGGGGCGGCGCCGGCCGGGCCGGCCCCTGGCTACGGAGCGCGACGGACTCGACACCGATCGCGGCCAGGGCGTCGGAGAGGTCTGCCAGGCCGCCGGTCAGGGCCCGGAGACGGACGCGGCCGTCGGGTTCGGGGGTGGGGGCGGGGTCGCGGTCGGGGTCGGGGTCAGGGTCAGGGTCAGAGGCAGAGTCGAGGTTGGGCGGCGCGGCCGGGCCGGAGCCGGCAGCGGTCGCGGCACGGTCGGCCTCGGCCGCGGGTTCGCCTGTTTCGGCGGGCGGGCTCGCGGCGGCGCCGGCGCGCATCTCGACCAGCGTGCCGAATCCCTCACCATCGGCCGCCTGCTCATCCCCCGCGTCGAACCAGTCCGACTCTCCCGCCGCCCCGTCCGCCCCATCCGCTCGCCGCAGGTGCCCGAAGGCCTCGCCGACCGGCCGGGGTGCGCGGGGCGCCAAATCCGATACCGATTCCGATGCCGATTCCGATGCCCGGCGGCCGCGGAACCAGTCGCTCGCGTCGGGTGCGGGCGGGTCGCCCGCTTCGCTCACGCCGGGACCTCGGCGTCGCCGTACAGCGCCAGTGCCTCCGCGGCCGTCTTGCGGACCTGGTCGGCCAGGGCCGGGGGGTCGACGATGCGGCCGTCGGCGCCCAGGCGGAGGACCAGGCGCAGGATGCGGCCCTGGTCGGGGGCCCGCAGGGCGATGCGCAGGCCGCCTTCGGGGAGTTCCTCCACGCCCTCGTTCGGGTAGTTCTCGGCGACCCAGCGGGCGTGGCGGGTGACCTCCAGGGTGACCAGCGGGTCGTCGGCCGCGGGCCGCAGGACGCCGTCGTCCAGGTCCTGCGGTTCGGCGGACTCCGGGATCTCGGCGGCGACGTCCAGGACGTCGATGGCCACTATGCGCGACAGGCGGAAGACGCGGACCGCCTCGCTGCGGCGGCACCAGCCCTCCAGGTAGGCGTGGCCGTCGGAGAGGATCACGCGCATCGGGTCCACGTCGCGTTCGGTGACCTGGTCGCGGGACGGGACGAAGTACTCCAGGCGCAGGCGGCGGCCGGTGTCCAGGGCCTGGCGGATGCGGTCCAGGACGGTGGCGCGCGCCTCGAAGGCGACGGTGACGCGCTGGGACGCCTCCGCGCCGCGCTCGCCGGCCGCCTCCTCCAGTTTGGCGATGGCGCGCAGCAGCGCGTCGCGGTCGGCGACGCCGGGGAGCTGCGCCAGCGCGCGCAGGGCGACCAGCAGGGCCACCGCCTCGCGCACCGAGAAGCGCAGCGGGCGCACGATGGCCTCGGCGTTCTCCAGGTGGATGGTGCCGCCCTCGCCGATGTGCGCCTCCATCAGGTCGTCCGGCAGACCGCCGGGCAACCCGCACATCCACAGCGTCTCCAGGTCCTTGCGCAGCTGCTTCTCGGAGACGTTGAACTCGCCGGCCACCTCGGTCAGCTTCGCGCCCTCGTGCTCCAGCAGGTAGGGCACCAGGTTCAACAGCCGGCGGACCTGCGCCGCGGCGCCGCTCATCGGGAGGCTCCCGTCATCTCGCCGGTGTCGGAGCGTTCAGTGCGTTCAGTGCGTTCAGTGCGTTCGGCGCCGGCCTGCGCGCCGATCCGGACGCCCGGGTGTGTCATCTCGTCGCTGGCGGCCAGCGCGTTGCCGGCCACGGCCGCGCGCAGCCGGCCGACCACCGCGGCGCGCAGCTCCGGGGGCTCCAGGACCTGCACGTCGGGGCCGAACTCGGCGAGCCAGCCGGCCATGCCGGTGTTGCGCGGCACGGTCAGCACGTCCCAGCCGGTCGGCTCGCCGTCGCGCAGCTCCGGCTCGCACTCGGTGGCCCGGCGGCGCAGCAGGAAGCCGGTGTCGGCCTTCAGCCGCAGCCGGGCGGTGCCGACGTTGCGGTTCTGCTTCCAGGCGAAGTCGGCGACCTTGGCGTGCACGTCCATGTCGTCGGGCACCGGCTCGGTCAGGTGCCCGGCCAGCAGCACCACCTCGCCGACGATGCGGTCCAGCCGGAACATGCGGTCGGCGCCGCGGTCCCGGTCGTACCCGGCCAGGTACCAGTGCCCGCGCCAGGAGTCGATGGCCCACGGCTCGACCTTGCGCTCGGCCGGGTCCACCTCGCCGGACTTGCGGTAGCGGAAGGACACCGGGCGCCGGTCGCAGATGGCCTGCAGCAGCGGCTCGAACGCGCTGGTCTCGGTACGCACCCGCGGCTCGATGCCGGACTGGCTGATGTCCCCGACCTCGATGCCCGCGCTCTTGAGCTTGAGCAGCGCCGAGGAGGCGTCGGAGGCCAGCACCGCCTGCTGCCAGAAGCGCGCGGCGACGCCGAGCACGGCCGCCTCGTCCCGCTCCAGGCGGATCTCCGGCAGGTTGTAGGAGTCCTTGGGGATCCGGTAGCCGATCTCGTCCTCGAACAGCGCGCTGTTGGTGCCGGTCTCCAGCGGGATGCCCATCTCGCGGAGCTCGTCCTTGTCCCGCTCGAACATACGCTCGAAGGCGTCGTCCGTGGGGCACTCGCGATACGGCTCCAGCGTGGCGCGGAGCCGCTCCTTGGTCACGTACTGCTTGGACGCGAGCAGGCAGATGACCAGGTTCACCAACCGCTCGGTCTTCGTGGCGGGCATCGAGGCTCTCCTACAACTACTCGGGGTACGCGTGAACGGTAGCGCTAAACGGAGGAGTGGCGCAGCGTCGTACAGATTGGCGAACACAAACGAGTGAACCAGCGACGCGAAGCGTCTCCATGACGGGCGGTGGTGGGAGACGGGTGGGCGAGTGAAAACAGGTGGGCTAATGGGTGCCACAGGAGCGGTAGCGTGGGGTGGGTGATCCAGTGGCGGCGCGGGGTGGTTGCAGCTGTAGGCCGCGCATGGCGCGGTTCCCTAGAGATAGATGTAACGGCCGCAGACGGACGAATGTTCCATGCCCTCGCCTATCCGGAGCTGGTCGGACGCCCGGAGGTCGGCGACGAGGTGCTGCTCTCCGTCGCGGCCCTGGAGATGGGACTGGGCACCGGCGGTTACGCGCTCGTAGTGGCGATCCCTTCCCGACTCCCTGAGGACGCTCCTCTAGAGGGACACATGGTGAAGGCGCGCTATACGCCGCTCCAGACCATTGTCGACGGAGCCGAGGAACGCTACCCGGAGTTGGCGAGCGCATCGTCTCTGGACGGGATGCCGGTGGTCGTGGCCGATCTGCATTCGGCGCTGCCCGCGGTGCTCGCCGGCATCCGCGCGGAGCGTCCCGCTGCACGCGTCGCCTATGTGATGACCGACGGAGGCGCACTCCCTCTATGGTTCTCGCGAACAGTCGACGGACTGCGCGAAGCCGGCTGGCTGACAGCAGGCACGGTCACGGTGGGGCAGGCGTTCGGCGGGGATCTGGAGTGCGTGACCGTGCACAGCGGGCTTCTCGCGGCGCGCCACGTACTGAACGCCGACATCGCCGTCGTTACGCAAGGACCCGGAAACCTCGGCACGGGAACCGAGTGGGGCTTCTCGGGGATCGCGTGCGGAGAAGCTGTTAACGCGGCGGCAGTATTAGGGGGACGTCCGGTCGCCGCGCTAAGAGTCTCCTCCGGAGATGCCCGCGAGCGGCACCACGGAGTGAGTCACCACAGCCTCACCGCCTATGGGAAGGTCGCCTTGGCGCGCGCCGAAGTCGCCGTGCCTGATGTGGACGACGGCTTCTGGCACGGAGTCGCTTCGCAGACTGCGGAGTTGGCGGCGCGGCACACAGTCGTCTCCGTACCGGTCGACGGACTGGATTCCGCTTTGCGTTCCTGTCCGGTGAAGCTGAGCACTATGGGCCGCGGACTTGAGCAGGACTATGCGGCCTTCCTCGCCTCGGCCTGTGCGGGCCGACTGGCGGGTGTCGGCTGTTGTCAGCACTATGGGATGCTGCACACCTGAGACCGAGATCCGGGAGGGACGTTGGTCGTGGAAGAGGGCGTCGAGGAAGTCAAGACCGGCGCGGAGCATGAAGAGCACGAGCACATCGTCACCCCGACCGAGCGCAAGCTCCGGGCGGTGCCCGTGCTGATCCTGAGCTGCGTCGTGTTCGGCCTGGCGGCCGCGGCGTTCGCCTGGACGACGCTGCGCGTCCACGACCGCCAGATGTCGGCGGAGGCGAACGAGAAGGCGGTCGCGTTCCTGCTGGGGACGCCGGGCCTGCAGACCTCGGAGCAGCCGGCGGCCGGCGGCGGCTCGGTGACCGCGTTCTACTCCCCCAAGCTGCACCGGTTCGCGATCACCGGCCACGACCTGCCGGCCCTCGGCCACGGCAAGACCTACGAGTTCTGGTACCGCACCGGCGCCGGCCAGCCCGCGAAGGAAGCCGGGACCTCGCGCTTCGACGCCCCGCAGAACGACATGGTCGTCGTCTCGATCCCGGCCGCCGCGGCCTCGCTGGTGGTCTCGGTCGAGCCCTCGGGCGGCGCGCAGACGCTGTCGGGCACGCCGATCGCCGAGCTGACGCTGGGCTGACCAGCTCTGACGCTGGGCTGACCACGGCGCCGCCGGCCCCGGCGGCTCCTCACTCGGTGATCAGCAGGTCGCCGGCGAGCACCGCGAACAGCGTTCCGGTCACCGCGTCGACGACCCGGCGGGCCCGCGCGTAGCCGGCCGCGATCCGCTTGGCGGAGAACAGGCAGGCCACGAGCACGTACCAGGCGACGCCGATCGCCGGGATCGCCACGCCGATCGCGGTCCGGTACTCCCAGTCCACGTGCGGCGGGAGCAGCGCGGCGAAGACGCTGGAGAAGAAGACGGCGGCCTTCGGGTTGCCGATGTTGCACAGGAAGCCGGCACGGAAGGCCGCGAGGGCACCGCGGGGACGGACGCTCGCGGTGCCGGCGGCCGAGCCGTGCAGCTTGCGGCGCGCGGCCGAACGCAGCAGCTGGAAGGCCAGCCACAGCAGGTAGGCCGCGCCGGCGATGCGAACCGCCTCGAACACCGGCTGGAACCTGACCAGCAGCACCGTCAGGCCGACCAGGCTGGTGGTCGCCCAGACCGCCATCGCGCAGGCCACGCCGAGGCCGACGAAGACCGCGTCGCGGCGCGAGCGCGCGACCGAGGCGTGGGAGACGGCGAGGAAGTCCGGGCCGGGGATCAGCAGGGCCAGAGTCCAGACGGTCAGCAGCGCGGCGAAGGACGCGAGAGGCATACCGCCGATGCTGCCACGGGGACGGTGCCGCACGGCAGGTCGGCGGGGGTGTATCAGGCCACCGGCCGCGGATTGGCCCGCCAGGGGCGCCGATGGCCGTCCCGGAACCCGGGACGGCCATCGAAGGCGCGAGGCCTGCTCGAGCTGATCGGTTCAGCTGACGCCGAGCAGGTCGACGACGAAGATCAGCGTCTCGCCCGGCTTGATCAGCGGGCTCGGGCTGCGGTCGCCGTAGGCCAGGTGCGGCGGGATGACCAGCTTGCGCCGGCCGCCGACCTTCATGCCGGCCACGCCGCGGTCCCAGCCGGCGATGACCCGGCCGCCGCCCAGCGGGAAGCTGAAGGGCTGGCCGCGGTTCCAGGAGGCGTCGAACTCCTCGCCGGTGGAGTAGGACACGCCGGCGTAGTGCACCGTGACCTGCTGGCCGGCCTTGGCTTCCGCACCGCTGCCGACGGTGATGTCCTCGATCACCAGGTCGGCGGGGACCGGGAAGTCGGGGAAGTCGATCTCAGGCTTGTCAAGACTCATGGGCTAGCTGTTCCCAATCCTGTCGATGATGGACTCCTCGTTACGCTATCAGGGCGTCTTCCGCACCACCCGGCGGAGCGCGGCGAAGGTCGTCAGCGGGCGTCCAGGATGTCCACCACGAACACCATGGTGTCGGTGCCCTGGATCCCGGCGTCGGGCTGGCCCTGCGCGCCGTACCCCTTGTCCGGCGGCACGACCAGCAGCACCCGCGAGCCCACGGTCTGCCCGACCAGGCCCTCGTCCCAGCCCGGCACCACGTCGCCGACGCCGATCTGGGTGGCGAACAGCGACTTGCCCTTGCTGAACGAGGAGTCGAAGATCTGCCCGGTGCGCCAGACGATCCCCTCGTACTGGACCACCAGGGTCTGGCCCTTCTTCACCGGCGCGCCCTTGCCGACGATCACCGGCTTGTACACGGCCGCCGTCGGCGGCTGCTTGCCGGCCGGGATGGTCACCTTCGGGTCGTCCTTGCCCACGGCGGTGCCCACGCTCGGCAGGGTCGGGTCGTTCAGCACCCCGGTCCCGGCCGGGATGTCGGCCTGCACCGACGGATACACGCCGATGATGTCGATGTCGAAGATGATGGTGTCGGTGCCGGTGATGGTGATCTTGCCGTCGGTGGTGCCCTTGGCGCCGAAGCCGAGCGCCGGCGGCACGGTCAGCTCCACCCGGCTGCCGGCGGCCTGGCCCTTCAGGCCCTGCTCCCAGCCGGCCAGCATCTGGTTCTGGCCCTCGACCTGCACCGCCGGGTGCTGCCCCTGGTCGTAGCTGCTGCCCAGGTCCGAGCCGTCGCGCCAGAGCTTGGCGCCGAACTGCAGGACCAGCACGCTGCCGTCGGTGACCTTGGGCCCGTCGCCCTGGATCTTCACCTTGACGCCGAGCTTGCCGTCCGGCTGCCCGGCGGGCACCGTGATGGCCGGCCGCGTCCCGATCGCGTCGGCGGCCGGCGCCCCGGAGGAGGCCGCGGACCCCGCCGACGGCTTCGGCGCGGCGGGCTTGCTCGACGACGAACACCCTGCGAGCAGCACCAGGCCGGCGGCGAGGCCGGCGAGGGCGGTCTGGGTCCTGCGGGTGGCCACGGGACGGCGCACTGGAAAACCTCGAATCGGCGCGGTGAAGGCGGTTATGACGATCACACGTCAAGGGACCGCACCACAGTAGCGTGGCCTGCTGCCGGCGGGCGCCGACAGCAGGCCACGAAAAAGCAAATCCCGAGCGCTGCGCTGCAGGTGGTTCTGGGCTACAGGCAGTTCTGGGCTACATCGAGGAGATGAGCTTCTCCACCCGCTCGTCCACCGAACGGAACGGGTCCTTGCACAGCACCGTCCGCTGAGCCTGGTCGTTCAGCTTCAGGTGCACCCAGTCGACGGTGAAGTCCCGCCGCTGCTCCTGCGCCCGCTTGATGAACTCCCCGCGCAGCCGCGCCCGGGTGGTCTGCGGCGGGACCGACTTGGCCTGGAAGATCTCCAGGTCGGTGGCCGTCCGCTCCACCATGCCGCGCTTCTCCAGCAGGTAGTACAACCCGCGGTTGCGGGAGATGTCGTGGTAGGCCAGGTCCAGCTGCGCCACCCGCGGGGCGGACATCGCCAGGTTGTTCTTCGCGCGGTAGCGCTCGATCAGCTGGTACTTGATCACCCAGTCGATCTCCCGGGAGATCAGGTCCAGGTCACCGGTCGACACCGCGGTCAGGGTGCGCTCCCACAGGTCCAGGATCCGGTCCACCGCGCCGGTGCGCAGGCCGCGCTTCTCGGCGAAGTCCCGGGCCTTGGTGAAGTACTCCTCCTGTATCTCCAGCGCGCTCATCTCGCGGCCGTTGGCCAGCCGGACCTTCTTCTGGCCGGTCATGTCGTGGCTGACCTCGCGGATGGCCCGGATCGGGTTCTCCAGGGTCATGTCGCGCAGCGTGGTGCCGGCCTCGATCATGCGCAGGACCAGGTCCGTGGCCCCCACCTTCAGGAGCATCGTGGTCTCGGACATGTTCGAGTCGCCGACGATCACGTGCAGGCGCCGGTACTTCTCGGCGTCGGCGTGCGGCTCGTCGCGGGTGTTGATGATCGGGCGGGAGCGGGTGGTGGCGCTGGAGACGCCCTCCCAGATGTGCTCGGCCCGCTGCGAGACGCAGTAGACCGCGCCGCGCGGGGTGGCCAGGACCTTGCCGGCGCCACAGATCAGCTGGCGGGTGACCAGGAACGGGATCAGGACGTCGGCCAGGCGGGAGAACTCGCCGTGCCGGCCCACCAGGTAGTTCTCGTGGCAGCCGTAGGAGTTGCCGGCCGAGTCGGTGTTGTTCTTGAACAGGTAGACGTCGCCGGCGATGCCCTCCTCGTGCAGGCGCCGCTCGGCGTCGGCCAGCAGCCCCTCCAGGATCCGCTCGCCGGCCTTGTCGTGGACGATCAGCTCGCGCACCGAGTCGCACTCGGGGGTGGCGTACTCCGGGTGCGAGCCGACGTCCAGGTACAGGCGCGCGCCGTTGCGCAGGAAGACGTTGCTGGAGCGCCCCCAGGACACGACGCGGCGGAAGAGGTAGCGGGCGACCTCGTCCGGGGACAGGCGACGCTGACCGCGGAACGTGCAGGTGACGCCGTATTCGTTTTCGAGCCCGAAGATCCGCCGGTCCATGTTGACCACCTTATGCCGCGTTAGACTTTAATCCGCGTCAGACCTCTGCGTCGTTGTTCGGCCGGCGCATGTGTCAGGACTCCGAGGAGTCCCCGTCCTCGTCCAGGAGGTCGTCGACCGCGCCGAGCACGTCCTTGTCGGACAGCTCCGGCTCGGCGGCCGGGGCGTCGCCTCCGGTGTCCCCGTCCTCGCCGCCCTTGCCGGCGTCGGCGTCGGCGTCGCCGTCGACGCCGAGCAGCGCGGCCAGCGCCGGGCCGGTGATGCGCCGGAACTTGCGCACCCGGCTGCGGGTGCGGTCCAGGACCGCGACCTCCAGCTGGTTGGGGGCCAGGGTGCGCGGCTCGGTGCCGTCCCGGCCCAGGGCGTCGACCGCGGCGTTGAGCACCGTCTCCAGCGCGGCGTTCTCCTCGTAGGAGGACTCCAGCACCTGGGTCACGCCGTCCGCGGCGCCGCCGAGCACCTGGAAGCCGCGGATGTCGGTGACCTGGCCGTCGAAGGTGACCCGGTAGCCCTGGTCGTCGGCGGCCCTGTCGCCGACCTCGGCCACGGCCAGCTCCACCTCGTAGGGCTTGCCCGCGCCCTCGCTGAACATCGTGCCCAGGGCCTGGGCGTAGGTGTTGGCCAGGGCCCGGCCGGTGACGTCGCGGCGGTCGTAGACGTACCCGCGCATGTCGGCGTGCCGGACGCCGGCGATGCGCAGCTGCTCGTACTCGTTGTACCGGCCGGCCGCGGCGAAGGCGATGCGGTCGTAGATCTCGGAGATCTTGTGCAGGGCCCGCGACGGGTTCTCCCCGACGAACAGGATGCCCTTGTCATAGAAGATGACTGCCACCGACCGGCCACGCGAGATGCCCTTGCGGGCATACTCGGCCCGGTCCTTCATGATCTGTTCGGGCGAGACGTAGAACGGCGTCGTCACGACGGGTCACTCCTGACTGGGACCGAGGGCTGCAAGATGGGTGAGAGTGCTGCGATCAGCACGTTAGCGCAGCGGGGAGCGGGGACCGTCGGGCACCACGCGGCGGGCATCCATGATGCCCTCCACCAGCGTGGACAGTTCCTCGTCCGGCAGCCGCCGGTAGCCCTCGTCGGTGACCACCGCGACGACGGGGAAGATCTTGCGGAACAGGTCCGGGCCGCCGGTGGCCGAGTCGTCGTCGGCGGCGTCGTAGAGCGCCTGCACGGCCGCGACCGCGGCGTCCTCGGCGGTGAAGTCCGGGCGGTACAGCTTCTTCAGGGCGCCGCGGGCGAACATCGAGCCCGAGCCGACCGAGTAGAAGTCGTGCTCCTCGTACATGCCGCCGGTGACGTCGTAGCTGAAGATCCGGCCCTGGCCGGTCTCCTCGTCGTAGCCGGCGAACAGCGGGACCACGGCCAGGCCCTGCATCGCCATCGCGAGGTTGCCGCGGATCATGGTGGCCAGGCGGTTGGCCTTGCCGTCGGTGGAGAGCGTGACGCCCTCGATCTTCTCGTAGTGCTCCAGCTCCAGCTGGAACAGCCGGACCACTTCCACGGCCAGGCCGGCGCTGCCGGCGATGCCGACCGCGGAGAACTCGTCGGCCGGGAACACCTTCTGGATGTCCCGCTGGGCGATGAAGTTGCCCATCGTGGCCCGGCGGTCGCCGGCCAGCAGCACCCCGCCGGGGAAGGTGATGGCGACGATGGTGGTGCCGTGCGGCGCGATGTCGTTGCCGGACACGGAGGTGCCGGCCGGCAGGACGCGCCCGCCGGGCAGGTAGTCGGGGGCGAACCCCTTCAAGAACTCGCTGAAAGAGGAGATGCCGGGCGTGAGGAACGCCTGCGGCAGACCGCCCCGAGAGCCCCAGTCCGCGTTGGATTCCACTTC carries:
- the prcB gene encoding proteasome subunit beta, with amino-acid sequence MESNADWGSRGGLPQAFLTPGISSFSEFLKGFAPDYLPGGRVLPAGTSVSGNDIAPHGTTIVAITFPGGVLLAGDRRATMGNFIAQRDIQKVFPADEFSAVGIAGSAGLAVEVVRLFQLELEHYEKIEGVTLSTDGKANRLATMIRGNLAMAMQGLAVVPLFAGYDEETGQGRIFSYDVTGGMYEEHDFYSVGSGSMFARGALKKLYRPDFTAEDAAVAAVQALYDAADDDSATGGPDLFRKIFPVVAVVTDEGYRRLPDEELSTLVEGIMDARRVVPDGPRSPLR
- the prcA gene encoding proteasome subunit alpha, which gives rise to MTTPFYVSPEQIMKDRAEYARKGISRGRSVAVIFYDKGILFVGENPSRALHKISEIYDRIAFAAAGRYNEYEQLRIAGVRHADMRGYVYDRRDVTGRALANTYAQALGTMFSEGAGKPYEVELAVAEVGDRAADDQGYRVTFDGQVTDIRGFQVLGGAADGVTQVLESSYEENAALETVLNAAVDALGRDGTEPRTLAPNQLEVAVLDRTRSRVRKFRRITGPALAALLGVDGDADADAGKGGEDGDTGGDAPAAEPELSDKDVLGAVDDLLDEDGDSSES
- a CDS encoding zinc ribbon domain-containing protein codes for the protein MSEAGDPPAPDASDWFRGRRASESASESVSDLAPRAPRPVGEAFGHLRRADGADGAAGESDWFDAGDEQAADGEGFGTLVEMRAGAAASPPAETGEPAAEADRAATAAGSGPAAPPNLDSASDPDPDPDPDRDPAPTPEPDGRVRLRALTGGLADLSDALAAIGVESVALRSQGPARPAPPPQPQPPSAADFRVRCPDCGPQYVAVSDLRFVETGDGAEANRYLFTCPACGARVRRPAGPELAAILKSSGVATLALRRGPGQAL
- a CDS encoding helix-turn-helix transcriptional regulator; translation: MSGAAAQVRRLLNLVPYLLEHEGAKLTEVAGEFNVSEKQLRKDLETLWMCGLPGGLPDDLMEAHIGEGGTIHLENAEAIVRPLRFSVREAVALLVALRALAQLPGVADRDALLRAIAKLEEAAGERGAEASQRVTVAFEARATVLDRIRQALDTGRRLRLEYFVPSRDQVTERDVDPMRVILSDGHAYLEGWCRRSEAVRVFRLSRIVAIDVLDVAAEIPESAEPQDLDDGVLRPAADDPLVTLEVTRHARWVAENYPNEGVEELPEGGLRIALRAPDQGRILRLVLRLGADGRIVDPPALADQVRKTAAEALALYGDAEVPA
- a CDS encoding DUF3866 family protein, which codes for MIQWRRGVVAAVGRAWRGSLEIDVTAADGRMFHALAYPELVGRPEVGDEVLLSVAALEMGLGTGGYALVVAIPSRLPEDAPLEGHMVKARYTPLQTIVDGAEERYPELASASSLDGMPVVVADLHSALPAVLAGIRAERPAARVAYVMTDGGALPLWFSRTVDGLREAGWLTAGTVTVGQAFGGDLECVTVHSGLLAARHVLNADIAVVTQGPGNLGTGTEWGFSGIACGEAVNAAAVLGGRPVAALRVSSGDARERHHGVSHHSLTAYGKVALARAEVAVPDVDDGFWHGVASQTAELAARHTVVSVPVDGLDSALRSCPVKLSTMGRGLEQDYAAFLASACAGRLAGVGCCQHYGMLHT
- a CDS encoding FKBP-type peptidyl-prolyl cis-trans isomerase, whose protein sequence is MRRPVATRRTQTALAGLAAGLVLLAGCSSSSKPAAPKPSAGSAASSGAPAADAIGTRPAITVPAGQPDGKLGVKVKIQGDGPKVTDGSVLVLQFGAKLWRDGSDLGSSYDQGQHPAVQVEGQNQMLAGWEQGLKGQAAGSRVELTVPPALGFGAKGTTDGKITITGTDTIIFDIDIIGVYPSVQADIPAGTGVLNDPTLPSVGTAVGKDDPKVTIPAGKQPPTAAVYKPVIVGKGAPVKKGQTLVVQYEGIVWRTGQIFDSSFSKGKSLFATQIGVGDVVPGWDEGLVGQTVGSRVLLVVPPDKGYGAQGQPDAGIQGTDTMVFVVDILDAR
- a CDS encoding anti-sigma factor, with protein sequence MEEGVEEVKTGAEHEEHEHIVTPTERKLRAVPVLILSCVVFGLAAAAFAWTTLRVHDRQMSAEANEKAVAFLLGTPGLQTSEQPAAGGGSVTAFYSPKLHRFAITGHDLPALGHGKTYEFWYRTGAGQPAKEAGTSRFDAPQNDMVVVSIPAAAASLVVSVEPSGGAQTLSGTPIAELTLG
- a CDS encoding helix-turn-helix transcriptional regulator; amino-acid sequence: MPATKTERLVNLVICLLASKQYVTKERLRATLEPYRECPTDDAFERMFERDKDELREMGIPLETGTNSALFEDEIGYRIPKDSYNLPEIRLERDEAAVLGVAARFWQQAVLASDASSALLKLKSAGIEVGDISQSGIEPRVRTETSAFEPLLQAICDRRPVSFRYRKSGEVDPAERKVEPWAIDSWRGHWYLAGYDRDRGADRMFRLDRIVGEVVLLAGHLTEPVPDDMDVHAKVADFAWKQNRNVGTARLRLKADTGFLLRRRATECEPELRDGEPTGWDVLTVPRNTGMAGWLAEFGPDVQVLEPPELRAAVVGRLRAAVAGNALAASDEMTHPGVRIGAQAGAERTERTERTERSDTGEMTGASR
- the pafA gene encoding Pup--protein ligase — translated: MDRRIFGLENEYGVTCTFRGQRRLSPDEVARYLFRRVVSWGRSSNVFLRNGARLYLDVGSHPEYATPECDSVRELIVHDKAGERILEGLLADAERRLHEEGIAGDVYLFKNNTDSAGNSYGCHENYLVGRHGEFSRLADVLIPFLVTRQLICGAGKVLATPRGAVYCVSQRAEHIWEGVSSATTRSRPIINTRDEPHADAEKYRRLHVIVGDSNMSETTMLLKVGATDLVLRMIEAGTTLRDMTLENPIRAIREVSHDMTGQKKVRLANGREMSALEIQEEYFTKARDFAEKRGLRTGAVDRILDLWERTLTAVSTGDLDLISREIDWVIKYQLIERYRAKNNLAMSAPRVAQLDLAYHDISRNRGLYYLLEKRGMVERTATDLEIFQAKSVPPQTTRARLRGEFIKRAQEQRRDFTVDWVHLKLNDQAQRTVLCKDPFRSVDERVEKLISSM
- a CDS encoding FKBP-type peptidyl-prolyl cis-trans isomerase — translated: MSLDKPEIDFPDFPVPADLVIEDITVGSGAEAKAGQQVTVHYAGVSYSTGEEFDASWNRGQPFSFPLGGGRVIAGWDRGVAGMKVGGRRKLVIPPHLAYGDRSPSPLIKPGETLIFVVDLLGVS
- a CDS encoding LysE family transporter; this encodes MPLASFAALLTVWTLALLIPGPDFLAVSHASVARSRRDAVFVGLGVACAMAVWATTSLVGLTVLLVRFQPVFEAVRIAGAAYLLWLAFQLLRSAARRKLHGSAAGTASVRPRGALAAFRAGFLCNIGNPKAAVFFSSVFAALLPPHVDWEYRTAIGVAIPAIGVAWYVLVACLFSAKRIAAGYARARRVVDAVTGTLFAVLAGDLLITE